Proteins encoded in a region of the Podarcis muralis chromosome 4, rPodMur119.hap1.1, whole genome shotgun sequence genome:
- the KCNE3 gene encoding potassium voltage-gated channel subfamily E member 3, with the protein MASALGNRTETWLQKLDSMMRALNQTLSHACPQDAKPVEEEKDNYACIYILFVMILFAALVGSLILGYTRSRKEVDKQSDPYHVYIKNRVSMI; encoded by the coding sequence ATGGCCTCCGCATTGGGGAACCGGACGGAGACCTGGCTTCAGAAGCTGGACTCGATGATGCGGGCCCTGAACCAGACTCTCTCTCACGCTTGCCCCCAGGATGCGAAGCCCGTCGAGGAGGAGAAGGACAACTACGCTTGCATCTACATCCTCTTCGTGATGATCCTCTTTGCCGCGTTAGTCGGGAGCCTGATCCTCGGCTACACCAGATCCCGCAAGGAGGTGGACAAGCAGAGCGACCCCTATCATGTTTACATCAAGAATCGGGTGTCCATGATATGA